The genome window tgtgaactatagcctcagtttcctgttgttagcggagaggagtggcacctggtgtggtcttctgctgctgtagcccatctgcttcaaggttggacatgttgttggttcagagatggtcttctgcagaccttggttgtaaccagtggttattagagttactgttgcctttctatcatcttgaaccagtctggccattctcctctgacctctggtatcaacaaagcattttttgggaccatcctctgtaaaccctagagatggttgtgtgtgaaaatcccagtagatcagcagtttgtgaaacactcagaccagCCCAACTGGCACCaccaaccatgccacgttcaaagtcacttaaatcacctttcttcccccctctgatgctcagtttgaacttcagcaggtcgtcttcaccatgtccaCATATCTGAATGCagctgctgccacgtgattggctgattagctatgtGCTTTAACAAAGAGTTGaacaagtgtacctaataaagtggccagtgagtgaaTGTTGCAACTTTAAGCTCCACCCACCCGGTGCTCACATGTGCGGAAATCGAGCGCACCAGCTGGGGCGTGACTTTTATTTCCACATCTGTCATTTCACATGATTCTGCACAACAAACCAACAAGTCTTCTCCAGTTATTTACGAGAggaagctgcagcagagatCCGTCCCGGGCGCGTATAAATCTATCCTCAGAGGTAGGTGTTCTTccgctgtgtgtttatttcaacAGTCTGGTTAGCAGAAGCCAACCTGATACGAGACGTAGTACACTGGGAAACAAACCTTACTAATACCTGCTGGATACTGTCGTCACACTGGGTTTGAATTTGCACACGAGCTTTACTGGGAGTCGTGGAAGTCAGTTGCCTGCAATTTACATCAGCTTATTTTTAATGCTGAGCTGTGCCTTTCTATCAGAGTGACGTCTCTCTCTATTTTAATCTCACCAATAGCTGTCAGAAACGTGGTTAGAAAAGTCTGGTCTGTGTTGGCACTATACAGGAAGTTAAGAATGTGTTGTTCTATAGCAGTTCTTACAGGCCAATAGTGGGATACTAATGTTTTCGGATATCAGGTGTGCCAGGCTGCTTGGAGGATCTGACTCGAAGATGATTTTCAGGAGTAAACTAATGTGGTGGTGTGTGTTGTTGACATACTGTAAgtagtttattatttatttcttatgtttttatttatttagttggtTAGTAGCAGTTTATGTCGAAAAGGTAAGTAGCAaggaaacaaaataatcatacatttgtagacagacataaaaaaaaaccctgaaaataATGTAGCCTATATTGATTTGATTTACATGTCCaaaaaggagtgggaggaagCACAAATTTATTTAATCGCACCCCTTCTCCATAAATTAGTAATAGTCAATGATGTAGCTTCCCATCAGTATAAGGCTGTTCAATAATTCATTCTCCGAGACCTATTctaatatattaaattaattacCAATTATATTTGTCTTACACCAAGATATAAATAATTACAGAAATgcttagaaaataaaaattcaaatgcatattaaaaaaataatctcatcTTTATCCTTATCCAATCATCAccgatgtgttttgttttgtcaaactATGCGTATACACAAGCTATGTATGTTAACATACTCACAAATACACATACACTAAACTTGTggccataaataaataaatcaataaagaaTAAACACCTACTGATAGTCAGACACCTTCTTCATTCTTGTACCTTGTGAAAAATCAATTTTATTATTACATTCAGTATTTATTCCTTTAGTATGAATAGCACGTGaactattgttttatttatatattttcaacTGAAATTATTTGGTTGCATCATGGCTGTCAGCTGCCATGACCCAAAAaggccactagatggcactgccTGCCCCATCGGTTCATTCACCCTCAACAGTCCTTGGCAGAAGGGTTTCATGTAGTTGCCGTCAAGGTCTGTGTAGATGTTAGATTTCACTGTGGTCACATTATTATCTCCAGGAATCTTTGTACATATTGTGACAGCTTCTGCTTCACAGAGAACAGGAAGTAGTTCTGAACATTGTCAACCTTTACTGACATGTAACAGCTCAACAAActcacatttcatacacaagggcaattcaaagtgctttacagagcaacaAGATGATAAAGGATACAGAAAAGGatataaaaggtaaaattaattactaaatgatttacaattaaaaagcaaaagtgcatacaagaggtgcaaagataaaaagaaGTCAGCAGTAGTTACGGGGTGGAATAGGCAGCGTAATAAAggaatgtttttagctttgacttaaaagtggtcAGAGTCGGGGCTTGTCCAGGTTTTTTGTTCCAGGTTTCAGCTCCATGATATCAAAATGCTGCTTCACCAAGTTTTGTTCTGACTCATGTGATGGTCTATAGGCCGGTCCCAGATGTCCTCAGGGTCCTGGAAGGTTCATATGTCTCAAGCATGTCAGAGATATTTGGGCCCTGAGCCACAGAGTGATTTATACACAAGCAGCAAGACTTTGAAACCAATTCTCTGAGTGACAGGTAGCCAGCGTAAGGATTTTAGAACTGGACAAATGTGGTCATATTTCCTAGTTTTTGTCAGGACCCTAGCAGCAGCACTCTGAATAAGTAAGTAAATACAGCTgatggaaaataataaaatataaaatatgaaataaaatatgaaaataactaACATAAACCATCATGTTCTGAGCAGACACACCAtggacaaagacaaaaataatgacatttgtGTTATGGAACAGAAAACAGCGAACTTAACagcaaactacaaactactcAGTCCAGCATGAAGGGAAATGTGGGCATGGCTACAATGTTATTTAGGTCAATAGCAATGTGTTAATAATAATATGggttattgttatttatataCTTTGTGATTTTGGTGATTTGTGcagtaaattaataaaatgttgtGTTGGTATTTTTAGAagtttttgtagtttttccTCAGTAAAAGTTGTCCTGTTAAACTGTGTGAGACAATTGTGCAAAAATTATTCATAACAGATGACAATAAATATATTAAGCAGtttaaaaataacttgttttAATTGCTGAAGAACATCCAGAATGTAGGATAACTGTCACTGACATTTATCATTAAAGCAGAAGTCCTCAAATGTTCTTGTTGATTGTTGTACAGGTACAATGGTGAACTGCTGTGGTCTGATAACACTTCAGAAGGAACCAGGTAAAGAGTTGTTaggaaacaaacagacagaaatgtctcaTTTGCTTcataactgtttttttgtgctcATGTAAACTTCAAGTGCACAGGCTTATGATAGCTGTAAAGACTATGAGACACATAATTGTATCCTGCTTTGCACAGAGAGACATCTTTAACAATCATCTTGGCACACAGGTTCACCAgtgtgaaaagaaaatgttacaAAACATAGCAGAGAAATTAACACACAGATTATGTTCATTGTGTGtccttctgtttttctgtcagttcctctgaaaagcatcgaggtggaggtggaggtgagggACCATGTGGCTACAGTGGTCTCCACTCTGAACTATGAGAACAAGGAGGACAAACCAATAGAGGCAGTATTTGTCTTCCCTCTGCCTGGAGATGCTGCTGTCTGTCATTTCAGTGCTAAGATTGGACAAAAAGAGATTGTAGCTGAGGTGAAGGAGAAACAGAAGGTGAGCTGGACAGGAAAGACTAAGTCACAATGGAGcttaaaaacacagtaaatgtTGCTCACATGTGTCGTCTGTACTCCAGGCTCGAGAGGAGTATGATGATGCACTGAGCTCCGGTCAGCAGGCCTTCCTGTTGGAGGAGAGTGAGCAGAGTCCAGATATATTCTCTCTGAGTGTGGGCAGTCTGCCTCCAGGAGAGAGCGCCTCCATCAGGCTGGAGTACGTCACTGAGCTGGCTGTGCAGGCTGATGATGGGCTGAGGTTTTCTCTGCCTGCTGTGCTCAACCCTCGCTACCAACCTCAGGGTAGGAAAACCAGCTAACACCTTCAGCTTAGTGCACACTATACCTGTCTGCAGAGAGTGTTTTGATATAACAGACACATGCCCAACAGTATACAGGGGACAATAAAAAGGCTCAGGTTAAGGCCACTCACTTTGGCGCAGGAGAGTGGGGTTCAAATCCCGGTCAGGGCCACTAACACATATTCAGACTGGACCCTTAGGCAAGGTTTTTAATGCTGCTAGCCTACCTCAGGGAGTGTGTAATGCCTCTTTAATTACATGATTTCAAACATATCTGATCTTGTTCACAGGTAGTGAAGGTGCCAGTGTCCAGGTGACCTCTGTTCCAGCCTCTCTGGTGCCCTacagtctgtctttctctgcccGACTGTCCTCTCCTCGTCCAGTCTCTAAAGTAGAGTCCAGCTGTTCCCTGGATCCTCTCCAGTACCTCAACACAGAGCAAACCCAGGCCACGGTAGGTACAGTGCTGatgtgtctgctgtgtgtgattGTTCCTCAGTACTGAGAACAAGATGTATATGACTTTGATTATATTTCTGAGTGTGTTTTGTGAACTGCAGGTCAAGTTGGCTGCAGGACATAAGTTTGACAGAGATGTTGAACTGCTGATTTATTACAAAGATGCCCACCAGCCCACTGCTGTGGTGGAGGCAGGACAGGCGTCTGCCAAGCCTGGTGAGTGCAAATTAGTGAAAGGTGTGACtttgcaaataaaacaaactgatgTGATGTGTTAAATATAAGAGGtaagtacagtatgtgtatATGTTGTGTTTCAGGCACTCTGATGGGTGATCCAGTAGTGATGCTGAGCCTGTACCCTGAGTTCCCCCAGGCTGTGATGTCTTCAGTCGCCTCACGTGGAGAGTTTGTGCTCTTATTGGATCGATCTGGCAGTATGGAATCGCCTATGGACAACACTGAGAGTCAGGATCGCATTGGCAGTGCCAGGGTATTCATTGTGTCATTTCTATCATAAAATCATTcagtgtctctctcacacagtagCCTTCATTATCTGTTCTTTCCTTGCCTGAAGGATACTCTGCTGCTCTTGTTGAAGAGCTTACCAATGGGCTGCTATTTCAACATCTACAGTTTTGGGTCCACCTACGAACGCATCTTCCCGTAAGTCACTCCCTTGTGTCACCCAGTCCAAAAAATGTGCTAAATTCTTTGATACCACTGTTTGTATGTGGTAACTTATCAGCTTTATCAGCTGACAGATAATTGATATTGGGTGATTCTGTAAAATCATGGATTACGTTTAATGTcaggattttaaaatttcactcCTAACATTTTACAATTAATTATTCCAAAACAAAAGTATGCATGGCAACTACAGTACAACGAAGATGTGCTTAAATCTTGGGAGAGACTATGGTTACACCTATAAAAGTTGGTCTGAGACGGGATGTGATTTCTGAATTGTGGTGTAGAACTTGATAGTGCTACACATCCATCCACCACCTGACCTCCTCCGTTTGCATTTCTGCAGTAAAAGTGTGGAGTACAATGAGGAGACCATGGAACAGGCTCTGAAGAAAGTTGAAGCGATGGACGCTGACCTGGGAGGAACAGAGATCCTTGAGCCCCTCAAAGAAATTTACAGTCAGCCAACCATTCCCAATCAACCTAGACAAgtactaaacacacacacacacacacacacacacacactttacaagAACCTTTGACCAGTAAAAACAGCATACAACTAAGTCCTCATCTCATCTGCACGTTCATTTTCTGGACATGCTTTGTGATTTCAGTCTTTGAATGGAGCTTACAAAGTGTTTGACAGCTTGTGTACGCAGAGCAAACACATCAATCATCGGAAGTAGATCAGGCATAGAATGGTCTGTACAGCCCATTTAAAATGCCTGATTGATCCACTCAGTAGCTTCCACTGTTCGACTCACACCTTTCCCAGTTCTATCCTGGGCAAACCGGTTTATTCAGTTCACTCTTGccacacctttgttgttttttatactttttatacttttttataCTGCCTGTGTTACGAAATCAGCTATCTAGCACAGCTCCCAGAGAATGATTTGATGACTCagcacatgctgcatttttccTCCCCAGCTATTTGTCTTTACTGACGGAGAGGTGGAGAACACCAAACAAGTCATCAATCTGGTGAAGAAGAATTCAGGTTCCCACAggtgaaaatacaaaaacacaaaacccaTCAACCACCCACAAAACTCTGAGTATATGTCCCATGTTATAATGCTCTGTGTACTTAAAGAAAACTCCTGTATTGTAGGTGTTTCTCTTTTGGGATTGGGGAAGGGGCCAGCTCTGCTCTTATCAACGGGTTGGCCAAGGAAGGAGGAGGTCACGCTCAGTTCATCACAGCGAAAGAGAGGATGCAGCCCAAAGTAAGACATCTCAGTCATTACATACAATTTTTATAAACAGTGCATCGTCAACAGAACATATGATTATAGATGTAAGTAAATACATTCAGTAAAAACCCAGTGCCTCTCTTAGCTTTGTGTGACCTTTTTTTACTCATCAGGTGATGCAGTCGCTGCGATTTGCTCTGCAACCAGCTGTAGTGGATGTCTCAGTCAACTGGGATGTGCCAAAGGGAGTCTCTGTCACTGCTCTCTCTCCACCAATCACAGCACTTTtccagggtcagaggtcactgattTACGCCCAGCTTACTGGAAAGGTAGATGCAGCATCATCTTATAGTGAAATAACTTTGGGGTTAGAAATATCAGCTTTGAAAAATATGTAATCTATGTAATTGCGCAGGTTGTTTGAATTCACTGTCTGTACTTACCGACAAGAAAATAATGCACTGTAATCTGTATATAATCCATGTAACTGTGAGCAAAGAGGCTGTGATTGCATGACCTATGGACTGCAGGCTGTCTTCCATCATATgatgggagcagaggaggacGTCAGGAAACGCACTATAAAGCGAGACAAAGCGCACGTAGAGAGGAAGGTTAGGATGGTGgaagggtcaaacaaacacaggactttgacccagaagaCTGGCTCTTCATGGCCCGTGTGGAAGCAAAAGTAAATGTTGAGTTATCTTAAGTAACATAATTGCGTCACATCATGTCATCAAGTTATGTTGAGTATGTAACATTATGACAACCAAGATCCTTTACCTGAACTTTACCTAACCGGTAGGGGGTCCATATTGTAAGATATCATGGCAGTAATTCATAAGATATCATACAGACCATGTGCATAACTTTTCATGTGATATCATGCAAACTGTCATATGAGAACACATTGACTTATGATAATACAATCTGTTTCCAACACTGTAATACTCTCTCAGAGTTCAGAGGCAGCAGAGGGCTGTGTGACGGTGAAGTACAGCCTGGCAGGTCATCCCTCTCAGAACCAGCTCCACTTCAATCTCACGCCTGCAGAGGACACTGGGTAAAACAGGGTTTGGTCAGACAGCAGAAGCACTTTGAATTAGATACTGACTTTACAATACAGACTTGATTTTGGTCGTATATGTGAATTGAAGTGGTTACAAAGGGTAGTGCAATTTCAATGTGCTTGACCTGCATTTGGCAGTTTGCTAGAATGCAAACGTGTTTACTCCTCTCTCCTGCCTGCAGATTAACAGTCCACAGGTTGGCTGCTAGGACTCTGATTCGCTCCCTGGAGATGAAGGAGAAAGACGACATCGAAGAACAAGATGAGGGAGTGAGGAAGAGGGTGGTGGAGCTCAGTGTCCAGTCAGGAGTAAGCAGTGTCTTCACTGCCTTCATTGCTGTCAATAAAGGCGATGGCGAAGCAATTCAAGGACCTCTCGTGCGACGATATGTTCCAACACCCAgtgagtgtgttttttccaAGAACCAATTAAGTAGCAGGGCACTTCAAGCACAGTGTGCATGTTGCATGGTTAAGACCATGGCTTTTTTTGCAGCTCAGAACAGTCAAACTTACGTCCAACGGACATTTCTAGAttggccaaaaaacaaaaaacaaaatgttttttagcaCATGGtgtcttctccttcatttaGTCAGATAAAATTTGAATCTATGATGAATCACCATGTGTGACTTTCATGTGTTGCTGTGACTCTGTTGGTGTGGTCGTAAATGTcatacaaacaacacaaagtTCTCAAAAGTACTGCATGGTCTGATTACTGACAAACTGCCTTGATTTCAGGTATTAggcctcctacagactgtgaggttttagcaatcttataagtttagtgcagctcTACACTGTGTGACATGGATCTGTACAATGACAGCAcctactgaatcacaggctCCAACATACGATGCGACAGCTTCTCATACTGAGTGAACAAGGACGCTGCACGGGTTATAACTTCTCCAACTatgaagcacaacatagagggtcacattattaaataacctaaagttttgtgggcactatatactgctgtgtgtctgtgtgtgtgtgtttgctagctgctaggttgctcacctggcagctgcaactcTGCCGTTATTTCCTTCCATGCTCGTCCTTCTTTACACAATCAtggtcagagctggaggacgcatcatacaggcaaggcttctgcaggttttcctctttgctggaatctCACACATTTGTTTTAGCATGTTTTGCCTGCATGGTGAGTGGCTTTCCGTCTGTTTGTTTGGATTTTGAACCAGCGTGTCATTTCATGCTAAAATTTTTAGTAGTTGGGTAGAAGACATAGGttgtaacagcagtcacacagtcagataGTTGTCcttaatttctgacactgtcagaattttaccCCAGGCTGTCTTCAATCGCAAGGCTGTGAAAGcagccatccttgaacctctctcactgtgcaaCGGAGGACCACAGTTTTAGAGCCATGATCAATGATATTTCCACATTTCTTTGCCGTTTGTCATCTTTCGTCTTGGACAGCACAAAATCACACTGTGTATACCGGGCTTTAGTCCTTTCAAATCAAATGGCATTTATTACGGCTGCATAGTCTAAATCAGGGGTGTAAAACTCAATTTAGTTCAGGGGCCACATATtgcccaatttgatctcaggTGGGTGGGACCAGTTGAACCACTGCATAATAACCTATGAATAACAACCCCTTCaaatttttcctctttttagtGTAAATAAGTACTTTGTGAAAAcgttcatccatttacaaaacaaatgataCTCAGAACAAtatgtgcaaattcaacagtatatctcagtttttccacattttgtcagtctatttttcactttcattacatgtgactttttcatcattttccactaaagtggaagctattAAAGAAGCAGGTTAAGTTGTCCGCTGCCTAATAAACCATTTGCAATTTTaagttttgtcagtgcctcagcagcagggttctACCCATACtgttttaagatagaagtctgatacagattgttttgtactgaagctgctggttg of Epinephelus lanceolatus isolate andai-2023 chromosome 4, ASM4190304v1, whole genome shotgun sequence contains these proteins:
- the LOC117250951 gene encoding von Willebrand factor A domain-containing protein 5A-like isoform X1 — its product is MFSDIRCARLLGGSDSKMIFRSKLMWWCVLLTYCTMVNCCGLITLQKEPVPLKSIEVEVEVRDHVATVVSTLNYENKEDKPIEAVFVFPLPGDAAVCHFSAKIGQKEIVAEVKEKQKAREEYDDALSSGQQAFLLEESEQSPDIFSLSVGSLPPGESASIRLEYVTELAVQADDGLRFSLPAVLNPRYQPQGSEGASVQVTSVPASLVPYSLSFSARLSSPRPVSKVESSCSLDPLQYLNTEQTQATVKLAAGHKFDRDVELLIYYKDAHQPTAVVEAGQASAKPGTLMGDPVVMLSLYPEFPQAVMSSVASRGEFVLLLDRSGSMESPMDNTESQDRIGSARDTLLLLLKSLPMGCYFNIYSFGSTYERIFPKSVEYNEETMEQALKKVEAMDADLGGTEILEPLKEIYSQPTIPNQPRQLFVFTDGEVENTKQVINLVKKNSGSHRCFSFGIGEGASSALINGLAKEGGGHAQFITAKERMQPKVMQSLRFALQPAVVDVSVNWDVPKGVSVTALSPPITALFQGQRSLIYAQLTGKSSEAAEGCVTVKYSLAGHPSQNQLHFNLTPAEDTGLTVHRLAARTLIRSLEMKEKDDIEEQDEGVRKRVVELSVQSGVSSVFTAFIAVNKGDGEAIQGPLVRRYVPTPMYASFGMMPMATGAGIMYDDLEFEDAQDDMAMRCDEGFDGIMESEQYCVEEPTVIKPKQPHRDPLLQLVSLQKASGCWELVPALAAALGKTSEEVESAKPSGVNQEVWATFLALIWLHGSKIEAQDEWELLAMKAASWLRAQNAPYATECVEAGNALLGFNVQKDALGL
- the LOC117250951 gene encoding von Willebrand factor A domain-containing protein 5A-like isoform X2, with protein sequence MVNCCGLITLQKEPVPLKSIEVEVEVRDHVATVVSTLNYENKEDKPIEAVFVFPLPGDAAVCHFSAKIGQKEIVAEVKEKQKAREEYDDALSSGQQAFLLEESEQSPDIFSLSVGSLPPGESASIRLEYVTELAVQADDGLRFSLPAVLNPRYQPQGSEGASVQVTSVPASLVPYSLSFSARLSSPRPVSKVESSCSLDPLQYLNTEQTQATVKLAAGHKFDRDVELLIYYKDAHQPTAVVEAGQASAKPGTLMGDPVVMLSLYPEFPQAVMSSVASRGEFVLLLDRSGSMESPMDNTESQDRIGSARDTLLLLLKSLPMGCYFNIYSFGSTYERIFPKSVEYNEETMEQALKKVEAMDADLGGTEILEPLKEIYSQPTIPNQPRQLFVFTDGEVENTKQVINLVKKNSGSHRCFSFGIGEGASSALINGLAKEGGGHAQFITAKERMQPKVMQSLRFALQPAVVDVSVNWDVPKGVSVTALSPPITALFQGQRSLIYAQLTGKSSEAAEGCVTVKYSLAGHPSQNQLHFNLTPAEDTGLTVHRLAARTLIRSLEMKEKDDIEEQDEGVRKRVVELSVQSGVSSVFTAFIAVNKGDGEAIQGPLVRRYVPTPMYASFGMMPMATGAGIMYDDLEFEDAQDDMAMRCDEGFDGIMESEQYCVEEPTVIKPKQPHRDPLLQLVSLQKASGCWELVPALAAALGKTSEEVESAKPSGVNQEVWATFLALIWLHGSKIEAQDEWELLAMKAASWLRAQNAPYATECVEAGNALLGFNVQKDALGL